The following coding sequences are from one Canis lupus baileyi chromosome 19, mCanLup2.hap1, whole genome shotgun sequence window:
- the SPCS1 gene encoding signal peptidase complex subunit 1: protein MLEHLSSLPTQMDYKGQKLAEQMFQGIILFSAIVGFIYGYVAEQFGWTVYIVMAGFAFSCLLTLPPWPIYRRHPLKWLPVQDSGSEDKKPGERKIKRHAKNN from the exons ATGCTGGAGCATCTGAGCTCGCTCCCCACGCAGATG GATTACAAGGGCCAGAAGCTAGCTGAACAGATGTTTCAgggaattattcttttttccGCA ATAGTTGGATTTATCTACGGGTACGTGGCCGAACAGTTTGGGTGGACTGTCTATATAGTTATGGCCGGATTTGCTTTTTCGTGTTTG TTGACACTTCCTCCATGGCCCATTTATCGCCGGCATCCCCTCAAGTGGTTACCTGTCCAAGACTCAGGTTCAGAAGACAAGAAACcgggagaaagaaaaattaagaggcATGCTAAAAATAACTAA